From Sphingopyxis sp. USTB-05, the proteins below share one genomic window:
- the catB gene encoding type B chloramphenicol O-acetyltransferase, translating to MTNYFDSPFKGITLDKQVTHPNIRVGRYSYYSGYYHGHSFDDCARFLLPDDDADKLVIGSFCSIGSGAAFIMAGNQGHRNDWISTFPFFWMPEVPAFEDALNGFTAAGDTVIGNDVWIGSEAIVMPGVTIGDGAVIGTRAVVTRDVAPYTIVGGNPARPIRKRFSDEDILRLAEMQWWNWSDEDLKSAMTLLTAGNVESLYKHFSAK from the coding sequence ATGACCAATTATTTCGATAGCCCCTTCAAGGGGATCACGCTCGACAAACAAGTCACGCATCCCAATATCCGCGTGGGTCGATACAGCTATTATTCGGGCTATTATCACGGCCATAGCTTCGACGATTGCGCCCGCTTTCTTCTCCCCGACGACGATGCAGACAAGCTTGTCATCGGCAGTTTCTGTTCAATCGGGTCGGGCGCCGCCTTTATCATGGCGGGCAATCAGGGACACCGGAACGACTGGATCAGCACATTTCCCTTTTTCTGGATGCCGGAGGTGCCTGCATTCGAAGATGCGCTCAACGGCTTCACTGCTGCGGGCGACACAGTGATTGGCAACGACGTCTGGATCGGCTCCGAAGCCATCGTCATGCCGGGGGTCACCATCGGGGACGGCGCCGTCATCGGCACTCGAGCCGTCGTGACGCGCGACGTCGCGCCTTATACGATTGTCGGAGGAAATCCTGCGCGTCCGATCCGAAAGCGTTTCAGTGACGAAGACATCCTCCGGCTCGCCGAGATGCAATGGTGGAACTGGTCCGATGAGGATCTCAAGAGCGCTATGACATTGCTGACCGCTGGCAACGTCGAAAGCCTCTATAAGCACTTTTCTGCGAAGTAA
- a CDS encoding TetR/AcrR family transcriptional regulator, producing MTRRGIDTREKILDATIKCIVRAGFTATTIEHVMAEAALSRGSVLHQFPNRVALMVATAERAMRGVMEAARSMAEAIEDPFERLSDYARISWETHSQPEGLALTDILLAARWDRELLDGLQPVTSRVEQEIHDEFIKLAREAGFADAEALVPHGWLLIASVRGLIIENSVNQSRPMIIAAIERMKERHRRFCANLAARGREK from the coding sequence ATGACGCGACGCGGCATCGACACGCGGGAAAAAATCCTCGACGCGACGATCAAATGCATCGTGCGCGCGGGTTTTACTGCGACCACGATCGAGCATGTTATGGCCGAGGCCGCGCTGAGCCGCGGCTCGGTACTTCACCAGTTCCCCAACCGCGTGGCGTTAATGGTGGCGACCGCCGAGCGAGCGATGCGCGGCGTCATGGAAGCGGCCCGCAGCATGGCCGAGGCAATCGAAGATCCGTTCGAGCGATTGTCCGACTATGCGCGCATCTCTTGGGAAACGCATTCGCAGCCTGAGGGGCTTGCGTTGACTGATATCCTGCTGGCGGCGCGTTGGGATCGCGAACTGCTCGACGGATTGCAGCCGGTCACAAGCAGGGTCGAACAGGAGATCCACGACGAGTTCATCAAGCTCGCACGGGAGGCGGGCTTCGCCGATGCCGAGGCGCTGGTTCCGCACGGCTGGCTGCTGATCGCGAGCGTGCGCGGGCTGATCATCGAGAATAGCGTGAACCAGTCGCGTCCGATGATCATCGCCGCGATCGAACGGATGAAGGAACGACACCGTCGGTTTTGCGCCAATCTTGCGGCAAGGGGCCGCGAAAAATAA
- a CDS encoding TIGR02300 family protein: MIKAEWGTKRSCPKCATRFYDLTKDDPINCINCGYNWIPESVLKSKQPMPFEQIEKPGKVVKEEGVDEDLDLDVDVDEDSDSPDNDVDLGGDDDLGVATADDDDVET, translated from the coding sequence ATGATCAAGGCTGAATGGGGCACGAAGCGTAGCTGCCCGAAATGCGCAACCCGATTCTATGATTTGACCAAGGATGATCCGATCAACTGCATCAATTGCGGTTACAACTGGATTCCGGAATCGGTTCTGAAATCGAAGCAGCCGATGCCGTTCGAGCAGATCGAAAAGCCCGGTAAGGTCGTCAAGGAAGAAGGCGTCGACGAGGATCTGGATCTGGACGTCGATGTCGACGAGGATAGCGATTCTCCCGACAATGACGTCGACCTCGGCGGCGACGACGATCTGGGCGTCGCGACCGCGGACGACGACGACGTCGAAACCTGA